The segment GCCCGGTCATTTTACCCTCTGTTATCCTACTTAACCGAGCCTATACTGTCTAACACAAACGTTTGTGCTTTCATACAGGACGAGAAAGTTGATGAAATGTGATGTAACTTTGGTTTGCACTTCTCACCTCGACCTAACGGACTCTGTGGCCTGCTGAGTCAGATACTGCTaaaatttgcttttgttatttttattggaaAAGTCACCAGTAACGTAATCATCTTTGGCAATGGTTTCTCAAATCTTCCTATCCCAAATCCCAAAACTGCATCTGTGCTTTACAAAGAAGTTCATTCTATTGAAACAACAACGGGGTTATGTAAAACTACCTAGTTTAACTGTTGCACGGTGGTACATGTGTAAAGATAGTTGACAGTTGATACGTGTAATTTGACTGTCCCTGTACCCTGTTTTGACACATTTCCAGGTCTCAAATCGCCCCATGCTATCTGCGCACTGTCCTTTCACACAACTGCCCCTGCCAGCAGAAAGCAGGATTTCTACCAGGTTCTTGGGGTACCTCGCACTGCGACCCAAAAAGAGATCAAGAAAGCTTACTACCAGGTGCCCTCCCACTGACAAATGTTTGCAGTTGCTATTGGTTTTCATCAATCATCGCAGTAATTCACTGTGTCTCTGTTGACTCTTAGATGGCCAAAAAGTACCACCCTGACACTAACAAAGATGATCCACAAGCCAAGGAAAAGTTTGCTCAGCTGGCTGAAGCTTATGAGGTCTAGTCTTCAACTTTATTCATGCAATTACATCAAACATCTTTTGTATATTTGTTCCCACAACTATGTGTTTGCCTGAAGATTTTTGTATGGTAATTTTTGGCCATCAGGTGCTTAGTGATGAGGCAAAGAGGAAGCAGTACGACACATATGGATCTGCAGGCTTTGATGCGGGTCAGTCTGGTGGAGGGCAACATTACTGGTCCGGACAGGCCAGCAGTGTGGACCCAGAGGAGCTCTTCCGTAAGATCTTCGGCGAATTCTCAGGAGGGCGCGGTTTTGGAGACTTCAACGCCATGTTCGATCAGCCACAGGAGGTTGGTAGGAACCTGTAAATTGGGAGGGGAAGTAAAGGCCAGAAAGTGGCCTTTGAGAACTTGTTTGAGTCTCCTTCATTAATTCATATTAGTGAATATACTGAGTAACGACTTTTTGGCTCCCAATTTCTCTGACACAGTACATCATGGAGCTGACTTTCACCCAGGCAGCAAAGGGAGTCAACAAAGAGATTACTGTTAATATAGACGCAGCCTGCAAGCACTGCGATGGGAAAGGCCATGAGCCAGGCACTAAGGTCCAGCACTGCCACTACTGCAATGGCTCTGGCATGGTAAGGACTCTGACAGTCAGATCTTCTTCGGAATGTTCATGTGGTGTTTTTCTTACACATGTATGATCCCTACCTATAGGAGACAGTAAATACTGGCCCATTTGTAATGCGCTCCACATGTCGTCGATGCGGAGGCAAAGGCACAGTTATTTCTACCCCCTGTCATTCCTGCCATGGGACCGGCCAGACCAAGCAGAGGCAGACTGTTATGGTTCCTGTGCCTGCAGGTTAGTTAAACTCAACCACGTCTTCTACTCAGTACTGTTGATATACTATAAATACCTCAAGCATATTTCCTTTTGTTATGACTATTATTGAACACAGTCACCCATCAGTATATTATGCCAGAGTCACAAGCAGCGTCATGTCCTTGATGTTCTTTGAACGATCATCTGAAAATAATTCCCCATAAAATACAAAGTCTTCACTTCAAACTAAAGGCatg is part of the Echeneis naucrates chromosome 8, fEcheNa1.1, whole genome shotgun sequence genome and harbors:
- the dnaja3a gene encoding dnaJ heat shock protein family (Hsp40) member A3a; translation: MMASSAARCSSRWITVVASCGHRRAAAAAVCTGHGGVRGLSTGGAENLFRGGSRVCCGAGKALTLRRLSGLKSPHAICALSFHTTAPASRKQDFYQVLGVPRTATQKEIKKAYYQMAKKYHPDTNKDDPQAKEKFAQLAEAYEVLSDEAKRKQYDTYGSAGFDAGQSGGGQHYWSGQASSVDPEELFRKIFGEFSGGRGFGDFNAMFDQPQEYIMELTFTQAAKGVNKEITVNIDAACKHCDGKGHEPGTKVQHCHYCNGSGMETVNTGPFVMRSTCRRCGGKGTVISTPCHSCHGTGQTKQRQTVMVPVPAGVEDGQTVRMPVGKKEIFITFRVQKSPMFRRDGADIHSDLHVSVAQAILGGTARTQGLYETLNISIPTGVQADQRIRLSGKGIARVSGYGFGDHYIHFKIKVPKTLTDRQRALLMSYAEEETDVEGTVNGVTATTTGKRSWN